A region of Lacinutrix sp. Hel_I_90 DNA encodes the following proteins:
- a CDS encoding type III pantothenate kinase, with protein MNLIVDVGNSFTKLAVFEQSSMLLKVRIETEDCVKEIKKLQNIYENFEFAIVSSVGKLDETAINFLKKAFQLQILTHETNLPFKNLYATPKTLGIDRMALVCAAVKQFPDRNVLIIDAGTCITFDFITAENEYLGGAISPGIRMRYKAMHNQTANLPLLDTGIPNHIIGNSTATSMHSGVFYGVISEIDGNIERYLEKYSDLTVILTGGDTKMLSKQFKSSIFADSDFLLKGLNFILQYNSH; from the coding sequence ATGAATTTAATCGTTGATGTTGGTAATAGTTTTACTAAACTAGCTGTTTTTGAGCAGAGTAGCATGTTACTCAAAGTGCGTATTGAAACAGAAGATTGTGTAAAAGAAATAAAAAAACTTCAGAACATTTATGAGAATTTTGAGTTTGCAATCGTTTCTTCGGTAGGAAAACTAGATGAAACGGCTATAAATTTTTTAAAAAAAGCGTTTCAGCTACAAATTTTAACGCACGAAACTAATTTACCATTTAAGAATTTATATGCGACACCAAAAACATTAGGTATCGATCGTATGGCCTTGGTTTGTGCTGCTGTAAAACAATTTCCAGATAGAAACGTATTAATTATTGATGCTGGAACCTGTATCACTTTCGATTTTATAACTGCAGAAAATGAATATCTTGGTGGTGCAATATCACCTGGCATTCGTATGCGTTACAAAGCGATGCACAATCAAACGGCTAATTTACCGTTATTAGATACCGGAATTCCAAATCATATTATTGGTAATTCTACAGCAACATCTATGCATTCTGGTGTTTTTTATGGAGTCATAAGTGAAATAGACGGGAATATTGAAAGGTATCTCGAAAAATATTCAGATTTAACAGTAATTTTAACAGGAGGAGATACTAAAATGTTGTCTAAACAATTTAAAAGTAGCATATTTGCGGACTCGGATTTCCTTTTAAAAGGATTAAATTTTATTTTACAATATAACTCACACTAA
- a CDS encoding mechanosensitive ion channel family protein, which yields MDNNTTLSKLKDSLLEHWNDFIYQVPNIIIAILIVTFGFLLSNSVALFFKKIIAARTQDPLMTNFLAKTIKLGLIILVILLALNIAGLGGIATGLLTAAGASAIVIGFAFKDIGENFIAGIILSFNRPFNLNDTVKIDDIFGKVKTMQFRYTKLKTFDGRDVYIPNSDIIKKAVFNYTEDGFFRLDFIVGIDYDDDIDIAKQVILDAVLKSEGVINTETHECFVTVDSLGVSTVNLKILFWTKTKEYRRVALEVRSDVIKNVKQVILKNGLNMPADITEIKLYGSQTSIPITVKKE from the coding sequence ATGGATAATAACACGACGCTTTCTAAATTGAAAGATTCATTACTGGAGCACTGGAACGATTTTATTTATCAGGTTCCAAACATTATAATAGCAATATTAATCGTAACCTTTGGGTTTTTACTTTCTAATAGTGTAGCGCTCTTTTTTAAAAAAATTATAGCTGCAAGGACGCAAGATCCACTCATGACTAATTTCCTGGCTAAAACCATAAAACTTGGCCTTATTATTTTAGTTATTTTATTGGCTCTTAATATTGCAGGTTTAGGTGGTATAGCGACAGGGCTTTTAACAGCGGCCGGAGCATCTGCTATTGTGATTGGGTTCGCTTTTAAGGATATAGGAGAAAACTTCATTGCAGGAATTATATTATCATTTAATAGGCCTTTTAACTTAAATGATACTGTTAAAATAGATGATATTTTTGGTAAGGTAAAGACCATGCAATTTCGTTATACCAAACTCAAAACCTTTGATGGTAGAGACGTGTATATCCCAAACAGTGACATCATCAAAAAAGCGGTATTTAATTACACAGAAGATGGTTTTTTCAGGCTAGATTTTATTGTGGGTATTGATTATGATGATGATATTGATATTGCAAAACAAGTCATCCTTGATGCTGTTCTTAAATCTGAAGGGGTTATTAACACAGAGACACATGAGTGTTTTGTAACTGTAGACTCTTTAGGGGTAAGCACTGTGAATCTTAAAATATTATTCTGGACTAAAACCAAGGAATATAGGCGTGTAGCTTTAGAAGTGCGTAGCGATGTGATTAAAAATGTCAAGCAAGTTATTTTGAAAAACGGATTGAACATGCCTGCTGATATTACAGAAATTAAGCTTTACGGCTCTCAAACTAGTATTCCTATCACGGTTAAAAAGGAGTAA
- a CDS encoding DUF2452 domain-containing protein, with translation MKKKPDNIVFDEASQKYNASLKPYATNVGAPAIIATDNITWKNKNILKANKQIEAKYLELKAEYDKMMEELEYNNLVYNAKFNFEPIIGQTYHLYRDNSQNPFLSIIAPDECNFDFIGSFYLNSEQIWKKTSNKHSNVPRAK, from the coding sequence ATGAAAAAAAAACCTGATAATATAGTTTTTGATGAGGCTTCCCAAAAGTATAACGCGTCACTAAAGCCCTATGCTACAAATGTTGGAGCTCCAGCCATAATAGCAACAGATAATATCACTTGGAAAAACAAAAACATACTAAAAGCCAATAAACAAATTGAGGCAAAATACTTAGAATTAAAAGCCGAATATGATAAAATGATGGAAGAACTAGAATATAACAATTTGGTTTATAACGCTAAGTTTAATTTCGAACCCATTATTGGCCAGACCTATCATCTTTACAGAGACAACTCTCAAAATCCATTTTTATCTATCATTGCGCCTGATGAATGCAATTTTGATTTTATCGGGAGTTTCTATTTAAATTCAGAACAAATATGGAAAAAAACGAGTAATAAACACTCTAATGTACCTCGCGCTAAATAA
- a CDS encoding tetratricopeptide repeat protein gives MKTNMTLLIAFLFLGLTTSFAQDNEACNNNLSLFTEAVKGKNCKEAYPYYQKAIKDCPKYNQSAIYKYGEDMFELCIDESSGEAKKKYINELISLWESRMVNYASKSPKGKYGSKIAELKYDNRELLGLTDEQIYNEFDAVYTSDLKNFSSPKGLYVYFKMMVNLYDAGKKTPQQLFDKYDDVVDKIETEVAENASELNKLVAKEEAGTPLTKKDKQYKPFYERMIEVLDKISGSVDQELGDRANCENLIPLYQKDYESKKNDAQWLQRAMNKLYAKDCKEDPMFVKIVKQKYSLEPNADTARYLYVITGEQKYLDETFRLEKNPIKKAKLYYQQANDYKSKGNYSQARNYYMKSVELNPSNRKPYLQIANMYASSAKDCGSDAFNQRAVYWLAAQEADKGGSASAAASYRGYAPTKVDIFDKNMSGKTIKIGCWIQRSVTVPN, from the coding sequence ATGAAAACTAACATGACACTACTTATAGCCTTTTTATTTTTAGGTCTAACAACAAGTTTCGCTCAGGACAATGAAGCGTGTAATAATAACTTGTCGTTGTTTACAGAGGCGGTAAAAGGAAAAAATTGTAAAGAAGCTTATCCTTATTATCAAAAAGCAATAAAAGATTGTCCAAAGTATAATCAATCTGCCATATATAAATATGGAGAAGATATGTTTGAACTTTGTATTGATGAGTCTTCTGGAGAGGCAAAAAAGAAGTACATTAATGAGTTAATTAGTCTGTGGGAATCAAGAATGGTAAATTATGCCAGTAAATCTCCTAAAGGGAAGTACGGTTCAAAAATTGCTGAGTTGAAATATGATAACAGAGAATTGTTAGGTTTAACAGACGAACAAATTTATAATGAATTTGATGCGGTATACACTTCAGATTTAAAAAACTTTAGCAGTCCAAAGGGATTATATGTTTACTTTAAAATGATGGTAAACCTTTATGATGCTGGAAAGAAAACACCACAACAATTATTTGATAAATATGATGATGTTGTAGATAAAATAGAAACTGAAGTTGCTGAAAATGCTTCTGAGCTGAATAAGTTAGTGGCTAAAGAAGAGGCAGGAACACCGTTAACAAAAAAGGATAAGCAGTACAAGCCCTTTTATGAGCGAATGATAGAAGTTTTAGATAAGATTTCTGGTAGCGTAGATCAAGAATTAGGAGATAGAGCCAATTGTGAAAACTTAATTCCATTGTATCAAAAAGACTATGAGTCTAAGAAAAATGACGCACAATGGTTACAAAGAGCAATGAACAAGTTGTATGCTAAAGATTGTAAAGAAGATCCAATGTTTGTGAAAATTGTAAAACAAAAGTATTCTTTAGAGCCAAATGCAGATACCGCCCGTTATTTATACGTAATTACTGGAGAACAAAAATATTTAGACGAAACGTTTAGACTAGAAAAAAATCCAATTAAAAAAGCGAAGTTGTATTACCAACAGGCTAATGATTATAAGTCTAAAGGGAATTATAGTCAAGCGAGAAATTACTATATGAAATCTGTTGAACTAAACCCTTCTAATAGAAAGCCATACTTACAAATAGCAAACATGTATGCAAGTAGCGCTAAAGATTGTGGTTCTGATGCTTTTAATCAAAGAGCAGTGTATTGGTTAGCTGCACAAGAAGCAGATAAAGGAGGAAGCGCATCTGCAGCGGCTTCATATAGAGGTTATGCACCAACCAAGGTTGATATTTTTGATAAAAACATGAGTGGTAAAACAATAAAAATAGGATGTTGGATTCAAAGAAGTGTAACAGTGCCTAACTAA
- a CDS encoding membrane protein, whose product MIKKLVLVFIALFAIQSYAQETTASPYSFYGIGTLKFKGSVENKSMGGLSIYKDSIHINFRNPATYGGLNIQSFKNESRPVTFTVGGSHTSTELESNFGSDRVKASTFDYLALSIPVGKLGFGFGLLPYTAVGYRLETNNDVGNIDTRFRGEGGLNKAFLSAGYQITDELSAGIDANYNFGNIQNSTIQFNYNAQNEPLQTQSRENNRSDLSGLSLNIGLHYQRMITNKLELQSSFTYAPSSDLNSKNERSFSSIIINPTTGAESPIETMEGDLAASGLEETSLTLPSRVSFGAGIGEPRKWFAGLEYTAQNTSEFSNVLYQNTGSTFEDASTLSIGGFYIPEYNSFTSYWKRVVYRGGLRFENTGLKIENESIKEFGIAFGIGIPVGTIRNPFSNANIGFEIGQRGTTNANLIQENFIKVQLSLSLNDRWFDKRKYD is encoded by the coding sequence ATGATAAAAAAACTTGTATTAGTTTTTATTGCACTTTTCGCAATTCAAAGTTACGCCCAAGAAACTACTGCTTCACCGTATTCATTTTATGGTATAGGAACCTTAAAATTTAAAGGATCTGTAGAAAATAAGAGTATGGGTGGCTTGAGCATCTATAAAGACAGTATTCATATTAATTTTAGAAATCCTGCAACTTACGGTGGCTTAAATATTCAGTCCTTTAAAAACGAAAGTCGCCCTGTGACGTTTACTGTAGGCGGTAGCCATACATCAACTGAACTAGAAAGTAATTTTGGTAGCGATCGCGTAAAAGCCTCGACGTTTGATTATTTAGCATTGTCTATTCCGGTGGGAAAACTAGGTTTCGGCTTTGGTTTATTGCCCTATACAGCTGTTGGCTATCGCTTAGAGACCAATAATGATGTTGGAAATATTGATACAAGGTTTAGAGGAGAAGGCGGGTTGAACAAGGCCTTTTTATCTGCAGGATATCAAATTACTGATGAATTAAGTGCTGGTATTGATGCTAATTATAATTTTGGAAACATTCAAAATAGTACCATACAGTTTAATTATAATGCTCAAAATGAACCGCTGCAAACGCAGTCTCGTGAGAATAACAGATCAGATTTAAGTGGTCTCAGTCTTAATATTGGATTGCATTACCAACGTATGATAACTAATAAATTAGAGCTGCAATCTTCATTTACCTATGCGCCTTCAAGTGATTTAAATTCTAAAAATGAGCGCTCATTTTCAAGTATCATTATTAATCCTACAACAGGAGCTGAAAGTCCTATAGAAACTATGGAAGGTGATTTAGCAGCATCTGGTTTAGAAGAAACTAGCTTAACCTTACCTTCAAGAGTCTCGTTTGGAGCTGGAATAGGAGAACCAAGAAAATGGTTTGCTGGCTTAGAATATACAGCGCAAAATACAAGTGAGTTTTCAAATGTCTTATACCAAAACACAGGATCTACTTTTGAAGATGCTTCAACCTTGTCTATCGGCGGATTTTATATTCCAGAATACAATTCGTTTACAAGCTATTGGAAAAGAGTAGTTTATAGAGGTGGCCTGCGCTTTGAGAACACCGGTTTGAAAATAGAAAACGAATCTATTAAAGAGTTTGGCATAGCTTTTGGAATAGGTATACCAGTTGGTACAATTAGAAATCCATTCTCTAACGCCAATATAGGTTTTGAAATAGGACAACGCGGTACAACAAATGCGAATCTTATTCAAGAGAATTTTATAAAAGTCCAATTGAGTCTGTCGTTAAACGATAGATGGTTTGATAAAAGAAAATACGACTAA